In Kwoniella pini CBS 10737 chromosome 5, complete sequence, the following are encoded in one genomic region:
- a CDS encoding aspartate-semialdehyde dehydrogenase, translating into MSSSDKKQIKVGILGATGTVGQRFIQILSTHPYFKIHALGASSRSAGQEYGKVTKWKLNTPIPEEIKTKVVQECKPTAEGFAECGVVFSGLDHDVAGDIEEAFRQSNLIIFSNAKNYRRDPLCPLIVPLVNPSHLSIIEHQKKTLGLEKGFIVTNANCSTTGLVVPLAALEKSFGQLETVMVTTLQAISGSGYPGVPSLDILDNVVPFISGEEEKIEWETNKILGGLNEEKTEFDLHLNEKKKLKSINVSATTTRVPVIDGHTASVSVKFRNINNIKKPTIEEIKKSFKEFKCEAQDLNVPSAPKHAIVLHDLPDRPQPRLDRDLHNGACVSVGRVRPCPVFDVKFICLVDNVRLGAATSSIMNAEIAVEKGLIV; encoded by the exons ATGTCTTCAAGCGATAAGAAACAGATCAAAGTTGGTATCTTGGGTGCAACGGGTACAGTTGGacaaag ATTCATTCAAATCCTATCTACTCACCCTTACTTCAAGATTCACGCTTTAGGAGCTTCTTCACGATCAGCAGGTCAAGAATACGGTAAAGTGAcgaaatggaaattgaaTACACCAATTCCTGAAGAAATCAAGACAAAAGTTGTTCAAGAATGTAAACCTACCGCAGAAGGATTTGCCGAATGTGGAGTAGTTTTCAGTGGATTAGATCATGATGTTGCAGGTGATATCG AGGAAGCTTTTAgacaatcaaatttaattatattttctAATGCTAAAAATTATAGACGTGATCCATTATGTCCTTTAATTGTACCACTTGTTAATCCATcacatttatcaattattgaacatcaaaaaaaaacattaGGTTTAGAAAAAGGATTTATAGTTACAAATGCTAATTGTTCTACAACAGGTTTAGTTGTACCATTAGCTGCATTAGAAAAATCTTTTGGTCAATTAGAAACAGTTATGGTAACTACTTTACAAGCAATTTCAGGATCAGGTTATCCAGGTGTACCTTCTTTAGATATTTTAGATAATGTTGTTCCTTTTatttcaggtgaagaagaaaaaattgaatgggaaacaaataaaattttaggtggattaaatgaagaaaaaactgaatttgatttacatttaaatgaaaaaaaaaaattaaaatctaTAAATGTTTCTGCAACTACAACTAGAGTTCCAGTTATAGATGGACATACAGCTTCAGTTTCAGttaaatttagaaatattaataatattaaaaaacctacaattgaagaaattaaaaaatcatttaaagaatttaaatgtGAAGCACAAGATTTAAATGTACCTTCTGCACCTAAACATGCAATTGTTTTACatgatttacctgataGACCTCAACCTAGATTAGATAGAGATTTACATAATGGTGCTTGTGTTAGTGTGGGAAGAGTTAGACCTTGTCCTGTTTTCGATGTTAAATTTATTTGCTTAGTAGATAATGTTAGATTAGGAGCTGCTACTTCTAGTATAATGAATGCTGAAATTGCTGTAGAGAAGGGTTTGATCGTATAA